In Zonotrichia albicollis isolate bZonAlb1 chromosome 9, bZonAlb1.hap1, whole genome shotgun sequence, the DNA window CCACGGAGCTGGATGGCCTCGTCAAACCTCTTCTCATCCATGGCCTTCTGCACATCCTTTGTCTGGAGGAGGGAGAAAGATGCAGCACCATAACACCCACATTCACAGGGAGGGGAGTGAGACCCCCAGCCAGCTTCCCTGGTACTCACCACCTGGACACACTCCATGAGTGGCAGCCGCACCGACTGGTTCCCAGAGTGGCTGACCACGCAGGCTGGGGTGTCTGGTGTGGCCTCCAGCAGCGCCATCACCGCCTCCATCCCCATCTTGCTGCTCTGCAAAGGGACATGGGCACACGTGTGACACTGGGGCCACCAGTGCCAGCTGGGTGGGATGCTCAGGGATACTCCCAACAGCCTTGGAAACTATGTGGCTGCTGATTCACTGCTGGAGAGCTGATGGGTTtatttaaaaatccattaaattTGGAGTAAATGAGGAGAAATGggtgcagggctgagcccatCTGAGCCTCACCCCTTTCCATTGGGCAGAGGGATGGCAGGAGCAGGGttccccctctctgtgtccccccCTGCACCTACCAGCACGCGGTCGAAGGCGGACGGGGTCCCTCCGCGCTGCACGTGGCCCAGGACGGTGACTCGCGTGTCGAAGCCCAGGCGCTGCACCACCAGCTATGGGGAAGAGGAGACACCACGTTGGGGACCCGCCGGTGTCCGTGGGTGCCAGGGTGGTGCCGGGGCAGTCCCTTACGTCCTTCACGTAGTTGGAGGAGATGGGTTTGCCGCTGCGGTCAATGGCGCCCTCGGcgatgatgatgatgttgaGCCGCGAGCCCCGGCTGCGTGTCTGCCACGAGGGAAGGACAAACAGCCACCACCTGAGCTATGTGTGAgtgccctgccctccccttcCCACCCTCTGTGCTGTCCTGGGGGTGCTCAGGTCACGGGCAGCCGAGCCCCCAGGCCAGCGCTGCCCCTGGCACGCGAGGGCTGGATTTGCGCTCGGCTGAGTGCCCCGGCTCACAGGGACAATGGCGGCAGCTCCCGAAGCTTCGCAGGGGCCGGGCACGGCTGcaggctcagcccaggcccccgTGGGGACTCCCCGGGGGGAACAGGGCATGGATGGGATAGCAGGAACCCCCCCTCACCTCCCCGAGCCTCTCGCACATGAGGTCCTCCCAGCCGTCCTCCGGAGGGGATTCAGGGATGAAGAGCCAGTCAGCGCCCGAGGCCAGGCCGGACACCAGCGCCAGGTACCTGGGGAGACACAGAGGTGGCAGCACTGGCCCCAAAATGtggcatcccatcccatcaatGGCttccccatccatgggggcttACCCGCAGTGGCGACCCATCACCTCCAGCACAAATGTCCTCTGGTGGCTGCAAGGACACAGGTGAGAAGAGAAGGTgagtgggtgggtgggtgtgatggcctgggcactgcaggcccCAGCCTCCTGTCCCCCTCACCTCTGCGCCGTGGTGGTGATGGCATCCACAACCTCCATGATGCGGTGCAGCGCCGAGTCGGTGCCGATGGTCATGTCGGTGCCGCAGAAGTCGTTGTCGATGGAGCCCACCAGCCCCACGATGTTGAGGTGGCAGTTCTTCCTCGCCACCTCCTCGCTGATCTGCCCTGGAAGGGGTCACAGCCACCACACCGGTTATTTCAGGGCACCATCATGGGGCTGGAGCCCAGGCCTCCTTGGGGTCACAGCACTGGGGTGACCCCACAGACCTCACCACCCCAAAGAGGGGCTCACCCACCGTCTCCAACCAGCTCCTCGAGCAGCCCAGCCCACTCGGAGCGGAAGATGTTGGCGCCAGTGAGGCTGCCGTCGCCGCCGATGACGCACAGGTTGGTGATGCCGTGCTCCACCAGGTTGCGGGCGGCGCGGAGCCGGCCCGCCCGCGTGGTGAAGGCCTTGCAGCGGGCACTGCCAATCACCGTCCCGCCCTGGGGACAGAATGGGACATGGGGCTTGTCACACACCTTTggggggctgggagctggagtcCCACGGCCCTATGGTGGCCCTCACCAGCTGGATGATGTTGGAGACGCTGAGCCAATTGGCTTGCTTGATGTTGTCACCCCCCTCCACCAGCCCCTCGTAGCCCTGTGGAGAAGCAGAGGGTGGAAGTGAAAGGTATAAAGGTATCCTGGCACGGGGGGGGTATGGATCCCCCCAGCCATGATGGGGAACGGGGGGAACCCCAACCTCGTAGATGAGGAAGACCTTGGCTCCCACATATATCCCCATGCGGGTGACAGCGCGGACAGCGGCGTTCATGCCTGGAAAAGTGATATGTGAGTGGAGCATTCCCTTGGAATCCTGCAGATATAGGATCCTACAGGTGACCCTGAGGTGTCCCTTCAAGAGGGGGGAACCCCATGGGACCCTGCATCTCACAAGGAATGCGATCCCATAGGTGACCCTGAGGTGTCCCCTTGAGTGGGCGGGGAGCCACGTGGGCTGAGACCGGGGAAACTCAGCGCGCAGCCGGGGACGAGAAACAGCCCGGCAGCGAGCGAGTTGCTCATCCCGGGGGGAAACGGGGATGGGGACGGGGACGGGCACACCCCCTCCGTGGGGCTCCCCCCGTGGGGCCCCTGCCCTCCCACGGCCCGAGGGCGCCGGGGACGGGGACGCGGGGCgggcacacggcagggggcTCCCCATCCATCCGCCCGCCCGGGAGCAGCGCGGGCCGCGGGCTCCGGCCCCGGGCGGTCGCGGTCACGGGCACGGACACGCGGGGACCCCGCGGGCCCGGGCcgagccccccgccccgccgggcgCACCTTGCGCGTCGCCGCCGCTGGTGAGGACGGCGATGGCCATGCCGGCCCCCGCCATCCGCAGCCGCTccagctccgccgccgccgccatcgcTGCGCTCCCGGTGCCGGCGCCGCCGCCGAGGACACGCCCCGGGACACGCACGGACCGGCGACACGCCCCGAGCCAGGGGACACGCCCCGGGACACGCCCCGGCCGCGCCACGGAGCGACAGACGGCGGGACACGTCGCTCCGTGTCGCGACATGATGCGCTGTTATATCGTGCCGGACAGTGGGGACGTGCCCAGCCGTCCTGCACCGCGCCATCCTGCCGGAGATCCGTCCGTGAGTCCTGAAGGATTTGGCTGATGCAGCTGCCCAGCTGATCTCCAGGATGTTTGGAAGGTCCTGGGTGTCCGGTCAGGTCCAGGTGATTGCAAAAAAACGGAGAGGTTTTCCTTGTCCTCATCTTCAAAAAGGGTGGAAAGGTGGAGCCTGGGGCGCGGAGCTGCCGGCCCGCCAGCCTCTGTGCTCGGAAAGATGGAGCTGTCCCCAAGTGAAAGTTGCCCCTGACTTGCCCCTGCCTTTCTCTGATGGAGTCACTCCgtcagtgggcaagggaaaggTTATGGATGACATTTATCCTGGTTTCTGTACAGCCTGGACACAATCCCACCCAACATCCTTCTCTCTGCATTGGAGAGCGCTGGGTTCCATGGATGGGCTGTCAGATGGATCAGGGATTGGCTGGATGGTCACATCCAGAGGCTCACAGTGGCCATCAGTGACCAGTGgtgtcccaggctctgtgctgggaccagtgatatTTGAGGTCTCCATCACTGGCACAGAGGGGTCGGGCACCCTCAGCAGGTTTGCAGGTGACACCAGGCTGAGGgtgcagtgacagtgacactccCGAAGGACAGGgccatccagagggccctggagaAGCTCCAGAAGGGACCCATGGGAGTCTCCTGAGGTTTGACAGCACCaagtgctggtgctgcccctGGGTCAGGGCAACGCCTGGGATCaatccaggctggggatgagcagagggagcagccctggagaaGGCCTTGGGGCTGCAGGTGGTGAGAGCTGGCCATGCCCCATGCCAGGAccccccctgtgctgggctgatcccagggtgggcagcagcaaAGGGGTTGGGATtgtgcccctctgccctgctcaggtgagaccccacctgcagagctgccccagccccggggcccagcacaggaaggagctggagctgctggagagagcccagaggaggcaccagggtgagcagagggatggagcagctctgctgggaggaaaggctggcacagctgggagtgCTCACCTCGAGGAGAGAAGCTCTGGGGTGACCTCACTGCGGCCCTCCAGGACCTGAAGCAGccaacaaggaaaatgcagagAGAATATTCCCAAGGGCCCTGAcagaggggaatggcttcaatcTGCCAGAGGACAGGTTcagatgggatactgggaagaaattcttggctgtgagggcagtgaggccctggcacagggtgccaaGAGAATCTGTGGCtacccctggatccctggaagtgtccaaggcctccaaggccaggttggacagggcttggagcaaaccagggtgtccctgcctgtagCATGGGGTGGAATGAGCTGGGCTTCCAGATCTCTGCCTACCCAGAGCATTCCATGCCTGTATTCCATGCCATGGCATGGATGCTATTATGTGccaccccaggctgtgccatgctgtgccaATGAGACAAGCTGGAGCTTTTAGCACAAACttcccattttaaaatttttaatttataattattttagatgtaattaaaaaacaaacctatGGAGATTTTACCCTGCCATTCATTTCTCACCCCCACTGCCCAGCTCAGCTACCCAGAGTGCCACCCTTTCCAGACAGGGGTATCCTGTTGGTGGATGCCCTCTCCACAGGGGATGGGATCCTATAGGTGACACCCTGAGGTGTCCCTTCGAGCAGGGGGAACCCCATGGGACCCTAAACCCCACAGGGAATAGGATGCAGGTGGGCATGCAGTGAGATGCTGGGAAGCTGCTCCCTCCAATACTCCCCATTCCCTGGCCATGGtccccatccccgtgtccccctgctCTCCCACATCCCCCAAGGGAGTGGGACAGCGCCCTGCCAATGGGGAAACTGAGTCAGGTGCTGGCAGCTCGCCCAATTCCAACtgtgccaggaggagctggagcctcATCCTGCATCCTCAGGCACCGCGGGGCCCGGCACATccggcagggaaggggtggctCGGCTTAAGGAAATGGGAGAGACCTGGCCGGAGTCCCGCTCTcctccccccgcagccccacctccctccccggcccgcttAACATCCCCCGGGCCAGCCGCGGGAACAGCAGCGCGAACCGAGCCCGGAGCGGTGCCGGGGCTGAGCTGCGAGCcgggacagcagcagggccacCAGCGTGTCCCCAGCGccgtgccagggctgagctccgaatagggacagcagcagggcaccAGCGTGTCCCCATCGTGTCCTCAGCGCGGTGTCCGGGCTGAGCTCCGAGCCGGACCACCAGCGTGTCCCCAGCGTGTCCCCAGCGCGGTGTCCGGGCTGAGCTCCGAGCCGGGCCACCAGCGTGTCCCCAGCGCGGTTCCCGTCCCCACGatgctgcggctgctgctgctccccgggatcctgggctgcggggctgaGCAGGCAGGTAAGGCTGGttggggacagcatggggacacaCGGGGCTCAGGGAGGGTGACGGGACGGTGGCTGATGTCCCGCGTCTCCCGCAGCTCCCCTCGCCTTCACCATGCTGCAGCTGACCCGCGTCTACCAGGGCAATTCCATATTCCGGGGGAACGCCAGCCTGAATGGGCAGCTCAGCCATGTCCTGGAAGGGAATAATGTCACCCAGGTGATCCCGCTGGAGTCCCCGGACGCCTGGGCCCGGCGGCAGGACGAGGTGATCGCCTACCTGAAGAACTTCAGGCAGCTGGTGATGCTCTTCAACAAGGAGAGACCCACTGACTGTGAGTGGTGCCCGGGGCACGGGGGTGGGTGTCCCGGGGAATGGGAGCCTCTTCCGTGCTGCCAGGGACAGATGGGCGAAGGGATGGGGACACGACCATGTGCAAAATCTCCCTGTGGGCAAAGGGAGCCCTTCTGCTGAGCCGGAAATTTCTTACCCGGAGCACATCCTGGGAACGGGATGATGCTCAACCTGTTGCTGCTTGTCAGGAaaagggctgggggctgcagcctgtggggtGGTGAGGTGTAGGAGCCCTGTCTGCTCCCTGCTTGTGCTCTGCCTGTATCCTGTGGCCTGTGGGACGCTGCTGCTGATGGTTTCGTGCTCCTGCTCACTCTGCCCCACAAGCCCTGTCACCTCTGCTGTTCTTGCCTGGGgtgtcttttcctttttcctttttcctttttctttttcctttttctttttcctttttctttttccctttcctttcctttcctttcctttcctttcctttcctttcctttcctttcctttcctttcctttcctttcctttcctttcctttcctttcctttcctttcctttcctttcctttcctttcctttcctttcctttcctttcctttcctttcctttcctttcctttcctttcctttcctttcctttcctttcctttcctttcctttcctttcctgttgTCCCCAAACCGGTtttgccccagccccacactccTGTACCCTTGGGGAGCCCGGTGTCACCACGGAGTCTCTGGCATGAGCTGTCCctctcccagtgtccctgtcccggtGTCTTGCTCCATCCACAAGAGCcacgagcagctctgtgcccagagcctccctctctgcagaaccctgtgctgtgtggggataagggaggggaaaaattgATCACTGCCAGGCTCAAACCGAGGGGAAGCAAAGCTGTGGCTGGGTGAACTCCGTGCCCAGTTTGCCGCTGGTGCTCAGGGTGGGAGCGTGGTGACCCTGTccccctccctgtgtccccgcAGTCACCCATCACCTGTGCTGCCACCTCGGCTGCCGCCTCTATCCCAATGGCACGGCCCAGAGCTTCTACGAGGTGACCCTCAACAGGACGGCGTTCCTGAGCTTCCACGTCCCCAGCGCCACCTGGGAGCGGCGCTGGCCCGGAGAGCTTCCGGTGGCCGCCTTtgcacaggcacagctgatgAAATACCCCATAACCACGCAGGACCTGCAGTATTTCCTCAACACCACCTGTGTCAACCTCCTGCAGGCTCAGAGCGCCAGGACaggtctgtgctgggctggggctggggacagggacgtGGTGGCGTGGCCCGgttgtcacctgtgtccctctCGCCTCTTGCAGGAAGAGTCAGCGGCCGATCGCGCACCCCCgctggtgctggggctggtgctgggcaGCCTCGGCCTGCTGGGCATGGCCCTGGGCATCTTCCTGTGCACGGGAGGGAGCTGCTAGCTGGGCAGCTGTCCCATGTCACCCCATGGACACCGGGATGGACCTGTCATCTCCTCGTGCAGCCATCAGCACCCTGTGGAGGCGAGGGACAGATCCATCATGTCCCTGTGGAGGCAGGAATGGATCCATCATCTTCCCAAGGATCAAGAAactctccatggatccatcatCTCCCTGTGGAGACAGGGATGGATCCACCATGTCCATGTGGAGATAGGGATGGATCCATCATCACCCTGCGGAGGCAGGGATGGATCCATCATCTTCCCAAGGATCCAGCAactctccatggatccatcatCTCCCTGTGGAGACAGGGATGGATCCACCATCTCCATGTGGAGATAGGGATGGATCCATCATCTCCCTGTGGAGACAAGGATGGATCCGTCATCTTCCCAAGGATCCAGCAactctccatggatccatcatCTCCCTGTGGAGACAAGGATGGATCTGTCATCTTCCCAAGGATCCAGCAactctccatggatccatcatCAGCCTGGGGAGGCAGGGATGGGTCCATCATCCCTGCATAGAGACAGAGGGCGATGAAAGCCCATCAGGGGACCAAGCCCATCCCTGACAAGGGATACATGTCCCCATTGCCGCAGGCTTTGCTCCCCAAGGACACCAGTGGCTTCCcagtcctgtccctgctgggctgacctctccagcagcccccagccctgtggaTGGTCCTCACTTCAGGCAATGCACTGAGGCTCCACACAGAAACATTGGGCATGGATGGGAAAATGGCGGGGGAGAGGCATgggggaaagcagcaggaggaacAGCCATGGAATGGTTAAAAGGATGGTGTTAAACCCTCATTCATCCCTGTTCcagtggggatggagggaggatgtCACACCTTGTGTAATAAAACCACCCATCATCTCCCACCACACCTCTGGCTGCTCTTGTTTCCCCTGGCAGCACCAATGTGGGGCTGTGGATGCATCTTTGGCCAcggctgctggtgctgggtggGCTCGCTGGTGTtgccagcccctgtgccagcccctgggTTGTGTGCTAAGTTTTCCAGGTCTCTGGAAAGACACTGGTGGTGTTTGCACCTCCTGAACTCATTTCAACCCTCTCCCAGCCTTGGTTTGACTCAATTGAGTAATTTTCTCaatgtttttaatttccttGCTCGATGTGAGATGCTGAGGTCAAGTACACACAGCTGTGAGGGGACAGTTTTCCACAATCCAAATCTGAGCTAAAACC includes these proteins:
- the PROCR gene encoding LOW QUALITY PROTEIN: endothelial protein C receptor (The sequence of the model RefSeq protein was modified relative to this genomic sequence to represent the inferred CDS: deleted 1 base in 1 codon) translates to MLRLLLLPGILGCGAEQAAPLAFTMLQLTRVYQGNSIFRGNASLNGQLSHVLEGNNVTQVIPLESPDAWARRQDEVIAYLKNFRQLVMLFNKERPTDFTHHLCCHLGCRLYPNGTAQSFYEVTLNRTAFLSFHVPSATWERRWPGELPVAAFAQAQLMKYPITTQDLQYFLNTTCVNLLQAQSARTGRVSGRSRTPLVLGLVLGSLGLLGMALGIFLCTGGSC